The Echinicola rosea genome has a segment encoding these proteins:
- a CDS encoding COG1470 family protein, giving the protein MSVDSFNNGKPMMGANHLFFVLLAVLFCLSVVETAAQAPESGSSLTARLINLEAPVSETFRYQATLKNGASTSAKYTLDGRAPDGWRVRFKVSGKQVTSLQVDPKKSESIAIEVTPAHGAAPGKYDVPVHAVGSDSLSLNLEAVVEGDYEIMLTTPSGRLSGEVTEGKNKQVNLQVKNTGSLPLGDVSLSSRTPPKWEATFSPSTIEQLDPGKSVDVVATVTVPEKTLPGDYVNKFTAKTAETNSEASYRMTVTTSLLSGWVGILVILVAIGLVYYLIRKFGRR; this is encoded by the coding sequence ATGTCAGTAGATAGTTTTAACAATGGAAAGCCCATGATGGGCGCGAATCACCTTTTCTTTGTTTTATTGGCTGTTTTGTTTTGCCTGTCGGTAGTGGAAACTGCCGCACAGGCCCCGGAGAGCGGTTCCTCCCTTACCGCCCGACTGATCAATTTGGAAGCACCGGTGAGCGAGACCTTTCGGTACCAAGCGACCTTAAAAAACGGAGCCTCCACGTCTGCAAAGTACACTTTGGATGGTCGGGCTCCTGATGGGTGGCGGGTAAGGTTTAAAGTAAGTGGCAAGCAGGTCACTTCCCTCCAAGTGGATCCCAAAAAATCTGAATCGATCGCCATTGAGGTCACCCCCGCCCATGGGGCAGCACCGGGTAAATATGACGTGCCTGTACATGCTGTCGGGTCGGATTCCCTTTCCCTTAACCTGGAAGCCGTGGTGGAGGGTGACTATGAAATCATGCTTACTACTCCTTCTGGAAGGTTAAGCGGAGAAGTGACCGAGGGAAAAAACAAACAGGTGAATTTACAGGTTAAGAATACAGGTTCGCTACCCCTTGGCGATGTCTCCCTGTCATCCCGCACCCCGCCCAAGTGGGAAGCCACTTTTTCACCTTCCACCATCGAACAACTTGATCCCGGGAAATCTGTTGATGTGGTGGCCACTGTCACTGTACCAGAGAAAACCTTGCCAGGAGACTATGTGAACAAGTTTACCGCCAAGACCGCTGAAACCAACAGCGAGGCGTCTTACCGTATGACCGTCACCACTTCCTTGCTTTCAGGATGGGTCGGTATTTTGGTGATCCTTGTGGCCATCGGTTTGGTGTATTACTTGATCAGAAAATTTGGAAGGAGGTAA
- a CDS encoding TonB-dependent receptor: MKNQLQKTLTWLAAFLCLSSQVVLAQGVLRGRVIDAQNLSMPGANVVLQNTRLGTVTNQTGDYSIVDLPAGDYEVSVSYLGYGSVIHTATVTDGETTILNFKLDQKTIENLEFVVMGDRLKGQAKALSQQKNNPNITNIVSSDQIGRFPDANIGDALKRIPGITMQNDQGEARDIIIRGMAPQLNSVTLNGERIPSAEGDNRQVQMDLIPSDMIQTIEVNKAVLPSMDADAIGGSVNLVTRQAPNELRISGTAASGINLLSDKPIWTGAMIVGNRFFDDKLGAIVSASYNNHNFGSENIESVWYNSDNGVGLEEFEMRKYLVQRVRRSVSLALDYEINPNHTLLLSSMYNHRDDWENRFAMKVDNLDDVFDDGNYEEVSPGVFTSSGARVEYETKGGLEAGRNKQPRRLEDQRVKNFTLGGDHLFDKLKMDWSATYAKASEERPHERYISYREEDQNVNIDITNPRKPYAALANLSDNLGYGLDNLSDEYQYTFDEDLNAKLDFKLPYSDKGIMQFGGRYRGKYKNRNNNYYEYSPLDGDAFGATLGDVPYTDQSDANFLPGSQYLIGNFADADFLGNLDLNDPSQFEGEPVYEEFVPGNYSANETITAAYAMADHQITEKLSTIVGLRWEHTSIDYTGNLYDVDNETFSQTTQDDSYSNFMPGVHLKYDADPNTILRFAWTNTIARPNYYDLVPYAEFVAEDDELSRGNPDLLPTTAMNFDLMAEKYYDNVGLISLGGFYKDIDQFIYEKTDLNYNDPVFGDNLEYTRPENGGTAAVYGLEASIQKQVWKGLGIYLNYTFTQSETTGIEGREGDDLELPGTAQHMFNASLSYETNKLVIRASLNYAGDYLDELGGEQFEDRYYDEQMFLDVNASYAFTPKWRLFFEGNNLTNQPLRYYQGIRARTMQEEYYNARLNFGVKFDLFE, translated from the coding sequence ATGAAAAATCAATTACAGAAAACTCTCACGTGGCTGGCGGCATTTTTGTGCCTGTCCTCCCAAGTGGTACTGGCACAGGGCGTCTTACGGGGGCGGGTCATCGATGCCCAAAACCTATCCATGCCGGGCGCAAATGTGGTTTTGCAAAACACCAGACTGGGTACTGTCACCAACCAGACAGGAGATTATTCGATTGTGGACCTTCCTGCCGGGGACTATGAAGTCTCCGTTTCGTACCTGGGCTATGGCTCAGTGATCCATACCGCTACCGTAACGGACGGTGAAACCACGATCTTGAATTTTAAACTGGACCAAAAGACCATCGAAAACCTTGAGTTTGTGGTCATGGGCGACCGTCTAAAAGGGCAGGCCAAGGCCCTGAGCCAGCAAAAGAACAATCCCAACATCACCAATATCGTTTCCTCAGACCAGATAGGCCGTTTTCCCGATGCCAATATCGGGGATGCTCTAAAGCGGATCCCGGGGATTACCATGCAAAACGACCAAGGTGAAGCCCGTGACATCATCATCCGCGGAATGGCACCACAGCTCAACTCCGTCACGCTAAATGGTGAAAGGATTCCTTCTGCGGAAGGGGACAACAGACAGGTACAGATGGACCTGATCCCTTCAGACATGATCCAGACCATCGAAGTGAACAAAGCGGTACTGCCCAGCATGGATGCCGATGCCATCGGTGGCTCGGTAAACCTGGTAACCCGCCAAGCACCTAATGAACTTCGTATTTCCGGTACGGCAGCTTCCGGCATCAACCTGCTATCGGACAAACCTATCTGGACAGGTGCCATGATCGTCGGCAACCGTTTTTTTGACGACAAACTGGGAGCCATCGTCTCAGCTTCTTATAACAACCATAACTTTGGATCGGAAAACATCGAATCGGTATGGTATAACAGTGACAATGGGGTCGGCCTAGAGGAATTTGAAATGCGAAAATACCTGGTCCAAAGGGTGCGCCGATCAGTATCCCTGGCCTTGGATTACGAAATCAATCCAAACCATACGCTGCTGCTTTCCAGCATGTACAATCACCGTGACGACTGGGAAAACCGCTTTGCCATGAAAGTGGACAATCTGGATGATGTATTTGATGACGGTAATTATGAAGAGGTATCCCCAGGAGTATTCACTTCATCTGGCGCAAGGGTGGAATATGAAACCAAAGGTGGCCTGGAGGCAGGCAGGAACAAACAGCCAAGACGATTGGAAGACCAGCGTGTAAAGAACTTCACCCTAGGTGGTGATCACCTGTTCGATAAACTGAAAATGGACTGGTCGGCCACTTATGCCAAAGCTTCCGAAGAACGTCCCCATGAACGGTATATTTCTTATCGGGAAGAGGACCAAAACGTCAACATCGACATCACCAATCCCCGAAAGCCTTATGCGGCCTTGGCCAACCTATCGGATAATTTGGGGTACGGCCTGGACAACCTTTCAGATGAATACCAGTACACCTTTGATGAAGACCTCAATGCCAAATTGGATTTCAAGCTTCCTTACAGTGACAAGGGGATCATGCAGTTTGGTGGCCGGTACAGGGGCAAATACAAAAACAGGAACAACAACTACTACGAATACTCCCCGCTGGATGGGGATGCCTTCGGCGCGACCTTGGGCGATGTACCCTACACCGATCAATCCGACGCCAACTTCCTACCGGGCAGCCAGTACCTTATCGGCAATTTTGCAGATGCGGATTTCCTGGGCAACCTGGACCTGAACGACCCTTCCCAATTTGAAGGAGAACCGGTGTACGAGGAATTTGTACCTGGCAACTATTCCGCCAATGAAACCATCACCGCTGCCTATGCCATGGCTGACCACCAGATCACCGAAAAACTGTCCACCATCGTCGGCCTTCGGTGGGAGCATACCAGCATTGACTACACGGGGAACCTGTATGATGTGGACAACGAAACCTTCAGCCAGACCACCCAAGACGACAGCTATTCCAATTTCATGCCCGGTGTGCATTTGAAATACGATGCGGATCCAAATACCATCCTAAGGTTTGCATGGACCAACACCATCGCCCGGCCAAATTATTACGACCTGGTTCCCTATGCTGAATTTGTCGCTGAAGACGATGAGCTTTCCCGGGGAAATCCAGACCTGTTGCCTACCACTGCCATGAACTTTGACTTGATGGCCGAGAAATACTACGACAACGTTGGACTGATTTCATTGGGTGGTTTTTACAAGGACATTGACCAGTTTATCTATGAAAAAACCGATCTGAACTATAACGATCCGGTATTCGGCGACAACTTGGAATATACCCGTCCGGAGAACGGGGGAACAGCCGCCGTTTACGGGCTGGAGGCCTCTATTCAGAAGCAAGTCTGGAAAGGCCTGGGGATCTACCTGAATTATACCTTCACCCAGTCGGAAACCACTGGTATAGAAGGACGTGAAGGGGATGACTTGGAGCTTCCGGGTACTGCACAGCATATGTTCAACGCCTCCCTTTCCTATGAAACCAATAAGTTGGTGATCCGGGCCTCCCTAAACTACGCCGGAGATTACCTGGACGAACTTGGAGGGGAGCAGTTTGAGGACCGGTATTACGACGAACAAATGTTCCTTGATGTAAATGCCTCCTACGCTTTCACGCCCAAATGGCGTTTGTTCTTCGAAGGCAATAACCTGACCAATCAGCCTTTACGTTACTATCAAGGCATTCGTGCCAGGACCATGCAGGAAGAGTATTACAACGCCCGGCTGAACTTCGGTGTGAAATTCGACCTGTTCGAATAA
- a CDS encoding ABC transporter permease, giving the protein MTTSLESPIVQGQGMWRSPFWTMVRKEIADHLRSWRFIVLLGLIVLTFWGTTAVAITNLREVVAKAKDIDDLFLYLKLLTTTEGVLPPFHVFLNFLGPLLGIGLGFDAINSEQQNGTLTRVMAQPVYRDNLLLSKFTGSLLLVGVLLLCLSLLMIGGGMVLTGIMVEAEEVLRILAFTLLCTFYVGFWLALAILLSIIFRQPSTSALAAIGIWLFFTVFYRIVIELAVGALGPDVRGLSQSEAIQLNGMVLSLLRLAPSQLFSDATTTLLMPSVRSLGPVSMEQMAGAVPSPLSLKDSLMVVWPQVSGLVAATLLCFALGYYLFMRREVRS; this is encoded by the coding sequence ATGACGACATCATTGGAATCCCCGATTGTCCAAGGACAGGGGATGTGGCGAAGTCCTTTTTGGACAATGGTAAGAAAAGAAATAGCGGATCATCTGCGCAGTTGGCGGTTTATTGTGTTGCTGGGATTGATCGTGCTGACCTTTTGGGGTACTACTGCTGTGGCCATAACCAATCTTCGGGAGGTAGTCGCCAAGGCTAAGGACATTGACGATTTGTTTTTATACTTGAAGCTGCTGACGACAACTGAAGGTGTCCTTCCTCCCTTCCATGTGTTCCTGAACTTTCTGGGGCCACTGCTGGGGATAGGATTGGGTTTTGATGCCATAAATTCGGAACAGCAAAACGGCACTTTGACCAGGGTGATGGCGCAGCCGGTTTATCGGGACAATTTACTATTGTCAAAATTTACCGGTTCCCTCTTGTTGGTGGGGGTGTTGCTCTTATGCCTTTCACTTCTGATGATCGGTGGGGGAATGGTGCTTACCGGCATAATGGTGGAAGCAGAGGAGGTGCTAAGGATCTTGGCTTTTACGCTGTTGTGTACCTTTTATGTAGGCTTTTGGCTTGCATTGGCGATTTTGCTTTCGATCATTTTTCGGCAGCCCTCGACCTCGGCATTGGCAGCAATTGGCATTTGGCTTTTCTTTACGGTGTTTTATCGTATTGTCATTGAATTGGCAGTGGGAGCGTTGGGGCCTGACGTAAGGGGACTGTCCCAATCCGAGGCTATCCAACTGAATGGCATGGTACTTTCCTTGCTGAGGCTGGCACCAAGCCAATTGTTTTCCGATGCCACCACTACTTTGCTGATGCCGTCGGTCAGAAGCCTTGGACCGGTGTCCATGGAGCAAATGGCCGGGGCAGTACCTTCACCGCTTTCGCTCAAGGACAGCCTAATGGTCGTATGGCCACAAGTAAGTGGTCTGGTGGCTGCGACGCTATTGTGTTTTGCCCTGGGCTATTACCTGTTTATGAGAAGGGAGGTAAGATCCTGA
- a CDS encoding ABC transporter ATP-binding protein encodes MTKYYGSFKAVDGLDLKIHQGEIFGLLGPNGAGKTTTILMMMGLTEPTNGTAEVCGVDATTNPLAVKKYVGYMPDSVGFYDNMTALENLMYIGELNGISRSIVKDRALSMLETVGLTGDAVHKRTRAYSRGMKQRLGLAEVLVKDPQVVVLDEPTLGIDPSGVKEFLSLISSLSKERGLTVLLCSHHLHQVQQVCDRVGIFVKGTLQGEGSIHSLSRRLFARHAHTVNITLAKALQSPWEDEAALLELEKVQEVSVNGTSLEIASSADITPDIVRFLVSKDYAVSGVQKREYGLEEIYQTYFEHQNSDHNLS; translated from the coding sequence TTGACAAAATACTACGGTTCGTTCAAAGCGGTAGATGGGCTGGACCTGAAAATCCATCAAGGAGAGATCTTTGGCCTGCTGGGGCCAAACGGAGCAGGGAAAACGACCACGATCTTGATGATGATGGGATTGACGGAACCTACTAACGGTACGGCGGAGGTGTGTGGGGTTGACGCGACCACCAATCCATTAGCCGTAAAGAAATATGTAGGGTACATGCCGGACAGCGTGGGGTTTTACGACAATATGACCGCCCTGGAAAACCTGATGTACATCGGTGAGCTGAACGGCATTTCCCGAAGCATCGTAAAAGACCGTGCCCTGTCCATGCTGGAGACCGTAGGCCTTACCGGAGATGCCGTTCACAAAAGGACCCGCGCCTATTCAAGGGGCATGAAACAACGGTTGGGGCTTGCAGAGGTGTTGGTCAAAGATCCCCAGGTGGTGGTCTTGGACGAGCCCACATTGGGGATCGATCCCAGTGGGGTAAAGGAATTTCTGTCCTTGATCTCCTCCTTGAGCAAGGAGCGAGGCCTTACGGTATTGCTTTGCAGCCATCACCTGCACCAAGTGCAGCAGGTATGCGACCGTGTGGGGATTTTTGTAAAAGGGACCTTACAGGGAGAGGGCAGTATCCATTCTCTTTCCCGTCGATTGTTTGCCAGGCATGCCCATACGGTAAACATTACCTTGGCAAAAGCGCTGCAATCACCATGGGAGGACGAAGCCGCCCTGTTGGAACTAGAAAAGGTACAAGAGGTATCTGTAAACGGTACATCACTGGAAATTGCCAGTTCGGCTGATATTACCCCTGATATTGTCCGTTTTTTGGTGAGCAAGGACTATGCTGTCTCGGGAGTCCAAAAAAGGGAATATGGCCTTGAGGAAATTTACCAAACGTATTTTGAACACCAAAACAGTGATCATAACCTATCATGA
- a CDS encoding PorP/SprF family type IX secretion system membrane protein, producing MKENSKYIDQPGQRSVPINNQVANMNKTVILILLLMLFGALTVQGQSRKYISQFSFFQSYYNPGLTGYEGSTLRGFVRNQWSGYEGAPKTMFFSGELDFAEMKGSDDPALMGKNAVGLNLLFDQYGAFKETGLVVSYASRVRLTAKHNLRLGAGVSYTNVRLDGTAMTVEQQADDVLSHYIGGFSDMQVVDFNLGLALTHSNYYLSYAMHQVNGGRISSGDDFMEGRPVNYIVQAGYREALSSNLAISTNFFYRAQQDLPDNIEFNVKALFMDRLWIGGGHRIDYANNLQAGLVFDKFKIGYVYEFPTNRSFLLSGTTQEFMVVFNLFRKNERRQPDEVLIW from the coding sequence ATGAAAGAAAACAGCAAATATATCGACCAGCCAGGACAACGCAGTGTGCCAATCAATAATCAGGTTGCCAACATGAACAAAACAGTTATTCTAATCTTGCTTTTAATGTTGTTTGGGGCGTTGACTGTACAGGGGCAGTCCAGAAAGTACATCAGCCAGTTCAGCTTTTTCCAGAGTTATTATAATCCCGGCCTAACAGGCTATGAGGGGAGTACCCTCCGTGGGTTTGTAAGGAATCAATGGAGTGGATATGAAGGGGCACCCAAGACCATGTTCTTCAGTGGGGAGTTGGACTTTGCCGAGATGAAGGGAAGCGATGATCCCGCGCTAATGGGAAAAAATGCAGTGGGACTGAACTTGTTGTTTGATCAATACGGGGCGTTTAAGGAAACGGGACTGGTGGTGTCCTATGCCAGTCGGGTGAGATTGACGGCCAAGCATAATTTGAGACTTGGAGCAGGGGTAAGTTATACCAATGTGAGGTTGGACGGTACGGCCATGACGGTGGAGCAGCAGGCCGATGATGTGCTCAGTCACTATATAGGAGGCTTTTCTGACATGCAGGTTGTTGATTTTAACCTGGGGCTGGCCTTGACGCATTCCAACTACTACCTTTCCTATGCCATGCATCAAGTAAATGGGGGAAGGATTTCCAGTGGTGATGATTTCATGGAAGGTCGGCCTGTCAACTATATCGTACAGGCTGGATACCGGGAAGCGCTGAGCAGTAATTTGGCGATTAGCACCAATTTCTTTTATAGGGCGCAGCAGGATTTGCCCGATAATATCGAATTCAATGTTAAGGCCTTATTTATGGACAGGTTATGGATAGGCGGGGGACACCGGATCGATTATGCCAATAATCTCCAAGCAGGACTGGTCTTTGACAAATTTAAAATAGGTTATGTGTATGAATTTCCCACAAATAGGAGTTTCCTGTTGTCGGGCACTACCCAAGAGTTTATGGTGGTCTTTAACCTATTTAGGAAAAATGAACGAAGGCAGCCCGATGAGGTGCTGATATGGTAA
- a CDS encoding phytase, translated as MTKSKLIYGLCSLGILAGSCNNQSQQKATETAQSAVKPLYVTDPVVHDTDDPAIWLNPHDAAKSLIVGTDKDADGALYVFDLKGKAIDSLTVRNIQRPNNVDISYGLPLGDSLVDFAVTGERLTAKLRFYALPSMKEIVPDGIEIYQGETGPEYRDLMGVAVYRNPENGKQYVIAGRKNGPQDGTYLWQYEIKTDGGQLGLELVRKFGQFSGKKEIEAIAVDNELGYIYYSDEGVGVRKYYADPEKGNEQLALFATDGFTKDHEGISIYKLDDKTGYLLVSDQEANQFHVFPREGAADNPHDHQLITKIKTSTVSSDGSEALSTALGKEFRHGIFVAMSDDRTFQIYKWEDLAGDILKSKK; from the coding sequence ATGACAAAAAGTAAACTCATCTATGGGCTTTGTTCGCTGGGCATCCTCGCAGGATCATGCAACAATCAAAGCCAGCAAAAAGCAACAGAAACAGCCCAAAGTGCTGTCAAGCCACTTTACGTAACTGACCCTGTCGTCCACGACACCGACGATCCGGCGATATGGCTAAATCCCCACGATGCAGCCAAAAGCCTGATCGTAGGAACAGACAAAGACGCTGACGGCGCACTGTATGTTTTTGACCTGAAGGGCAAGGCAATTGATTCGCTGACCGTCCGAAATATCCAGCGTCCCAACAACGTGGACATCAGTTATGGACTGCCATTGGGCGACAGTTTGGTGGATTTTGCCGTTACAGGCGAGCGCCTGACTGCCAAGCTGAGGTTCTATGCACTGCCCTCCATGAAGGAAATCGTTCCTGATGGAATTGAAATCTATCAAGGTGAAACCGGACCTGAATACCGTGACCTAATGGGTGTGGCCGTGTACCGTAATCCTGAAAACGGGAAACAATACGTCATTGCCGGCAGGAAAAACGGCCCTCAGGACGGCACATACCTGTGGCAATATGAAATCAAGACCGATGGTGGCCAACTTGGCCTTGAGCTGGTACGGAAGTTTGGGCAGTTTAGCGGGAAGAAAGAAATAGAGGCCATCGCCGTGGACAATGAACTGGGCTACATTTACTATTCCGATGAAGGAGTCGGCGTCCGTAAATATTACGCAGACCCCGAAAAAGGCAATGAGCAACTGGCTCTCTTTGCCACCGATGGCTTTACCAAGGACCACGAAGGAATCAGCATTTACAAACTGGATGACAAAACGGGGTACCTCCTGGTGTCTGATCAAGAAGCCAACCAGTTCCATGTTTTTCCTCGGGAAGGTGCTGCCGACAATCCCCACGACCACCAGCTGATCACCAAAATAAAGACCAGTACCGTTTCCAGTGACGGATCCGAAGCACTTAGCACAGCGCTTGGGAAAGAATTCCGGCATGGGATCTTTGTGGCCATGTCCGATGACAGAACCTTCCAAATCTACAAATGGGAAGACCTGGCCGGAGATATCCTTAAATCAAAAAAATAA